A single genomic interval of Electrophorus electricus isolate fEleEle1 chromosome 2, fEleEle1.pri, whole genome shotgun sequence harbors:
- the si:ch211-67e16.3 gene encoding uncharacterized protein si:ch211-67e16.3 has protein sequence MAAFQPSLPHTYTHLHTHTQDVLNHGDMSHKFFILVLSLSFELQDVCSELCVNTHQQYSVDNIFWPNITCQHDGKTEWKVQARLIEKRIICDMRSRQTCDLSQDGNQFKFTLKNTTSTPKSSVYICEVYRSSPAPVIIRESEELTLNSGCHVPDTQATDPGNACLSHGFFSLPVRVTWALIGLAILLCLYSLTVTILYVRLRIKMSEDLYDTLTYVPMQRNVRCQVPDKNAEYMDMRVVQLQPGSSRDTSHNSHHHSPVGFTK, from the exons ATGGCAGCTTTTCAGCCTAGTTTAccccacacgtacacacatttacacactcacacacaggacGTCCTCAATCACGGTGACATGTCTCACAAGTTCTTTATCCTCGTACTAAGCCTTTCATTTGAACTTCAGGATG TGTGCAGTGAACTCTGTGTGAATACACATCAGCAGTACAGTGTGGATAATATTTTCTGGCCCAATATCACATGTCAGCATGATGGAAAGACAGAATGGAAAGTTCAGGCCAGGCTGATTGAGAAGAGAATCATTTGTGATATGCGCAGCAGACAAACATGTGATTTGTCTCAAGATGGGAACCAGTTCAAATTTACATTGAAGAATACAACTTCCACACCAAAATCctcagtgtatatatgtgaggtTTACAGAAGCAGCCCGGCTCCAGTCATTATTAGAGAGAGCGAAGAATTAACGTTGAATTCAG GGTGCCATGTTCCTGATACACAGGCGACGGACCCTGGAAATGCTTGCCTCTCTCATGGCTTTTTCAGCCTTCCTGTCCGGGTCACCTGGGCTCTGATTGGACTAGCGATTTTGTTGTGTCTCTATAGTCTGACAGTTACCATTCTCTATGTCAGACTAAGG ATCAAAATGTCTGAAGATCTGTATGACACACTGACATATGTTCCAATGCAG AGGAATGTGAGATGCCAAGTTCCAGACAAGAATGCCGAGTACATGGACATGCGTGTGGTGCAACTTCAGCCGGGCTCCAGCCGTGACACGAGCCATAACTCACATCACCACAGTCCTGTCGGATTTACCAAGTGA